GCCGCTATTTTGTCGACGAAATTCAACATGCGCGCTGAACCTCTATAGGCTCAATCATGCGTTTAGCTGGTATCCTCTCCACCGAATTTCACCAAGCGCACGAAGGACACGAGGCTCAGGCATCCATGAAGAAGACCCGCATCATCGTCACCGCAAATCAGAAAGGTGGCGCCGGTAAGACCACGGTCGCGATGTGCCTGGCTGACGCCCTCAGCCGTAAAGGACTTTACGTCGTTACGGTTGACGCAGACCCGCAAGCGACTGCCTTCAAGTGGGAGTCACGTCCCTCCTCGTCCTTCCCTCGATTCCCTGTTCGCGTAGAGAAGCGGTCGGGCTTCAGCCCGCTGGAGTTCCTGCAAGCCCTGAATCAGCTCAACGAGGAGCAGAAGCGGGCGACCGGTGAAGATTTCGACTTCATCGTCATCGACACGCCACCAAACCTGGCAAGTAGCGACCTTGAGGCGGCCCTGTTTGTAGCAGACCAGGTCGTTGTTCCCGCAAAGCCGAATGGCATGTTCGTCGACGCG
The genomic region above belongs to Variovorax sp. PBL-E5 and contains:
- a CDS encoding ParA family protein; its protein translation is MKKTRIIVTANQKGGAGKTTVAMCLADALSRKGLYVVTVDADPQATAFKWESRPSSSFPRFPVRVEKRSGFSPLEFLQALNQLNEEQKRATGEDFDFIVIDTPPNLASSDLEAALFVADQVVVPAKPNGMFVDALEELFPLFAEINELRATHGRPRLDVRLLVNFMQAHRRTNVSLVTVLRESVAKWSKLRQVRAKVLATQLKQLSAFENAPNYRTSLYRIPGSRAAREEVDQLLEELL